A single region of the Nicotiana sylvestris chromosome 6, ASM39365v2, whole genome shotgun sequence genome encodes:
- the LOC138870983 gene encoding uncharacterized protein, protein MANDNGTELVDTGARKQLVEQNNGLVEEVKMLKQHMDDMYQAWMTGKVPPPPPPSLLDVVLTQALNTMADDPPYSPDLPAYHSFPNRLNSSITHPPITSPQNRPPITSTIPDNEYSFKAHDAQYYPSEVAHKVPNSYKQGRKGRDGIPRRLKGIEQSSMNKQGTGDQGSMSYKELSMSPDIHLPPRFKVPKFDLYDGCGDPVVHLRDYCSKMRSVGEKDELLMAYFSESLTGVALEWHNRQDVVLFLIDSSDMTCVHTSRPGLKKSVYS, encoded by the exons atggcaaaCGACAATGGAACTGAGTTGGTTGACACCGGcgctcgaaagcagttggttgaacagaacaatgggttggttgaagaggtaaagatgttaaaacaacacatggatgacatgtatcaggcttggatgactgggaaggtaccacccccgccaccacctagcctcCTAGATGTTGTCCTTACCCAAGCTCTGAACACAATggcagatgatcctccatactctccagatctacccgcttatcacagctttcccaaccgtcTTAATAGCTCCATTactcatcctccaattacctctccccaaaatcGCCCTCCTATCACATCTACTATCCCCGACAATGAATACTcattcaaagctcatgatgcccaatattacccctcagaggttgcccacaaggttcccaactcatacaagcagg gaagaaaagggcgagatgggatacccaggaggctgaaaggcatagaacaatcttCAATGAACAAGCAAGGaacgggagaccagggtagcatgtcttacaaagaattgtctatgtcccccgacATTCATCTCCCTCcgaggtttaaagtgccaaagtttgacttatatgatgggtgtggggatccagtagtccatttgagggattattgcagtaaaatgagaagtgttggcgagaaagatgaattgttgatggcgtacttcagtgaaAGCCTGACTGGggtagctttggaatggcataatcgtcaagatgttg ttcttttcctgattgactctagtgacatgacatgtgtGCATACTTCTCGGCCTGGTCTTAAAAAGTCAGTTTATTCATGA
- the LOC138870982 gene encoding uncharacterized protein, with product MLTTEYELFRMKDNESIQDMHTRFTSIINELHSLGDVIPRNKLVRKILSVLPGSWESKVNAITEAKDLQTLTMDELIGNLKTYEMKRKKYSKRREPKKEKNLVLKVENSDSSEEDSDMAYLTKRFQKMEQYKQNPNKAAKRNPIPDKQFIRKSATDNIVNQALAAWEDSSSESKREPDAENSFMMASDDDEEDENDEVNFRDVQRNLKSYSSKKLRSLANVLIDPYYSLINDKKILTIEIGDAEQSIDDLVLQAELKIVKIDLEKSLKWTWSSNVVTTMYFNNSGNKQGIGFQKEKTPYNPHSKYITVSDNWLCTHYGNSGHFKENFQAKVQSVQKNKSFTKKVTTKEGPAKVYKVCNKRAQCVEESGHELFNKTPSSNKGGNSKDQDNEPLLVLGKYLMFQMAKISSPKALSEEHFERNRVKLALLKLN from the exons ATGCTCACCACTGagtatgagctcttcaggatgaaggataatgagtctatacaagatatgcacactagattcacatccatcataaatgagcttcattcacttggagatgttattcccagaaacaagcttgtaaggaaaattctcagtgttctacctggttCTTGGGAGAGTAAGGTGaatgccatcactgaagctaaagatctacaaactctaaccatggatgagctaattggtaatctgaagacatacgagatgaaaaggAAGAAATATAGTAAAAGGAGAgagccaaagaaggaaaagaacctggtgctCAAGGTTGAAAACAGTGACTCAAGTGAAGAAGATAGTgatatggcctatcttactaaaaggtttcaaaagatg GAGCAATACAAACAAAACCCTAacaaagcagcaaaaaggaaccCGATTCCAGACAAACAATTTATTCGAAAAAGTGCAACTGACAATATTGTGAACCAGGCTCTTGCTGCTTGGGAAGACTCCTCCAGTGAATCAAAAAGGGAACCAGATGCAGAAAACAGCTTCATGATGGCA TCTGACGATGATGAAGAGGATGaaaatgatgaggtaaatttcagggatgttcagagaaatctaaaatcctactcttctaagaagttaaggtcattagcaaatgttctaattgatCCATATTATAGCCTTATTAATGATAAGAAGATCTTGACCATAGAGATAGGAGATGCTGAACAATCTATAGATGATCTGGTG CTTCAAGCTGAACTAAAGATAGTAAAAATTGATCTTGAAAAATCTCTCAAGTGGACTTGGTCCTCAAATGTTGTCACTACCATGTACTTCAACAATAGTGGAAACAAGCAGGGAATAGGGTTTcaaaaggagaaaactccttacaaccctcacagcaagtaTATCACAGTTTCGGATAACTGGCTTTGTACCCACTATGGGAACAgtgggcacttcaaagaaaatttcCAGGCCAAGGTCCAATCTGTTCAGAAAAATAAATCTTTTACTAAAAAAGTGACTACTAAAGAGGGACCAG CAAAAGTCTACAAAGTCTGCAACAAAAGAGCACAATGTGTGGAAGAAAGTGGTCATGAGCTATTCAACAAGACTCCTTCTTCTAACAAGGGAGGAAACAGTAAAGATCAAGATAATGAACCTCTTTTGGTTCTTGGGAAATATTTGATGTTTCAAATGGCAAAG atatcttcTCCAAAGGCATTGAGCgaggaacattttgaaagaaacaggGTAAAGTTGGCGTTGTTGAAGCTTAATTGA